In Achromobacter xylosoxidans A8, a single window of DNA contains:
- a CDS encoding catalase: MTDKKTHLTTAAGAPVADNNNTLTAGPRGPALLEDFWLIEKLAHFDRERIPERVVHAKGSGAYGTFTVTHDISRYTRANIFSQVGKQTPLFLRFSTVAGERGAADAERDVRGFAIKFYTEEGNWDLVGNNTPVFFIRDPLKFPDFIHTQKRDPKTNLRNATAAWDFWSLNPESLHQVTTLMSDRGIPANLRQQHGFGSHTFSFINKDGERFYVKFHFKSQQGIACLSDEEAAQVVAHDRESSQRDLFDNIEQGNFPKWTLKVQIMPEAEAATYHINPFDLTKVWPHGDYPLIEVGVLELNKNPENYFAEVEQAAFTPANVVPGIGFSADKMLQGRLFSYGDTHRYRLGINHHQIPVNAPRCPFHSFHRDGAGRVDGNAGATLNYEPNSAGQWKETPSAGEPPLPLDGQAAARWNHRVDDDYYSQPGALFRLMTPAQQELLFGNIGRHMAGVPEEIQRRQLEHFRKADPAYAAGVAKALGLKL; the protein is encoded by the coding sequence ATGACCGACAAGAAGACGCATCTGACCACCGCCGCAGGCGCGCCCGTGGCCGACAATAACAACACGCTGACCGCCGGCCCGCGCGGCCCGGCGCTGTTGGAAGACTTCTGGCTGATAGAAAAGCTCGCCCATTTCGACCGCGAGCGCATCCCTGAACGCGTGGTGCACGCCAAGGGCTCCGGCGCCTACGGCACCTTCACCGTCACCCACGACATCTCGCGCTACACCCGCGCCAATATCTTTTCCCAGGTCGGCAAGCAGACCCCGCTGTTCCTGCGCTTCTCGACCGTGGCCGGCGAGCGCGGCGCGGCGGACGCCGAGCGCGACGTGCGCGGCTTCGCCATCAAGTTCTACACCGAGGAAGGCAATTGGGACCTGGTGGGCAACAACACGCCGGTCTTCTTCATCCGCGACCCGCTGAAATTCCCCGACTTCATCCACACCCAGAAACGCGACCCCAAGACCAATCTGCGCAATGCCACCGCCGCCTGGGACTTCTGGTCGCTCAACCCCGAATCGCTGCACCAGGTCACGACCCTGATGAGCGACCGCGGCATTCCCGCCAACCTGCGCCAGCAACACGGCTTCGGTTCGCACACGTTCAGCTTCATCAACAAGGACGGCGAGCGCTTCTACGTGAAGTTCCACTTCAAATCGCAGCAGGGCATCGCCTGTCTGAGCGACGAGGAAGCCGCGCAAGTGGTCGCCCATGACCGCGAAAGCTCGCAGCGCGACCTGTTCGACAACATTGAGCAGGGCAATTTCCCGAAGTGGACGCTGAAGGTGCAGATCATGCCCGAGGCGGAAGCCGCGACGTATCACATCAACCCCTTCGACCTCACCAAGGTCTGGCCGCACGGCGACTATCCGCTGATCGAAGTGGGCGTGCTGGAACTGAACAAGAATCCCGAGAACTACTTCGCCGAAGTGGAGCAGGCCGCCTTCACGCCAGCCAACGTGGTCCCGGGCATCGGTTTTTCGGCCGACAAAATGCTGCAGGGCCGCCTGTTCTCGTATGGCGATACGCACCGCTACCGCCTGGGCATCAACCACCATCAGATCCCGGTGAACGCGCCGCGTTGCCCGTTCCACAGCTTTCACCGCGACGGCGCGGGCCGCGTCGACGGCAACGCCGGAGCGACGTTGAACTACGAGCCCAACAGCGCGGGCCAGTGGAAGGAAACCCCGTCCGCGGGCGAACCGCCCCTGCCGTTGGACGGCCAGGCCGCGGCGCGCTGGAACCATCGCGTGGACGATGACTACTACTCGCAGCCGGGCGCGCTGTTCCGCCTGATGACGCCGGCGCAGCAAGAGCTGTTGTTCGGCAACATCGGCCGCCACATGGCCGGCGTGCCGGAAGAAATCCAGCGCCGCCAGCTGGAACATTTCCGCAAGGCGGATCCCGCCTACGCCGCCGGCGTTGCCAAGGCGCTGGGACTGAAGCTGTAA
- a CDS encoding ABC transporter permease → MSTAYAGAVPVRPEVEYELPPLPPQAAEASLPWHERLWQHASLRKLAILALLAGIWELAARYTDNDLLLPSATQTAVAFVQGIAGGELLARAGQSLRVLAQGYAAGVALAFVLTTLAVSTRFGRDLLSTLTAMFNPLPAIALLPLALLWFGLGEGSLVFVLIHSVLWALALNTYAGFLGVSETLRMAGRNYGLTGLRYVLQILVPAALPAILAGLRIGWAFAWRTLIAAELVFGASSGKGGLGWYIFQNRNELYTDRVFAGLAAVVIIGLLVENLVFDTVERVTVRRWGMQR, encoded by the coding sequence ATGAGTACTGCTTACGCGGGCGCCGTGCCCGTACGCCCCGAAGTGGAGTACGAACTGCCGCCTCTTCCGCCGCAAGCGGCTGAGGCGTCCCTGCCCTGGCATGAGCGCCTATGGCAGCACGCCAGCCTGCGCAAGCTGGCGATCCTGGCGCTGCTGGCCGGCATCTGGGAGCTGGCGGCGCGCTATACCGATAACGATCTGCTGCTACCCAGCGCCACGCAGACGGCGGTGGCCTTCGTGCAGGGCATCGCCGGCGGCGAGCTGCTGGCGCGCGCCGGGCAGTCGTTGCGCGTGCTGGCGCAGGGCTATGCGGCCGGCGTGGCGTTGGCCTTCGTGCTGACCACGCTGGCGGTGTCGACGCGCTTCGGGCGCGATCTGCTGTCCACCTTGACCGCCATGTTCAACCCCCTGCCCGCCATCGCGCTATTGCCGCTGGCGTTGTTGTGGTTCGGGCTGGGCGAAGGCAGCCTGGTGTTCGTGCTGATCCATTCGGTGTTGTGGGCGCTGGCGCTGAACACGTATGCGGGCTTTCTGGGGGTGTCGGAGACTCTGCGCATGGCGGGTCGCAATTACGGCCTGACCGGTCTTCGCTATGTGCTGCAGATCCTGGTGCCCGCCGCCTTGCCGGCCATCCTCGCGGGGTTGAGGATAGGCTGGGCGTTTGCGTGGCGCACGCTGATCGCGGCGGAACTGGTGTTCGGGGCTTCCAGCGGCAAGGGCGGCCTGGGCTGGTACATCTTCCAGAACCGCAACGAGTTATACACAGACCGGGTGTTCGCGGGGCTGGCGGCGGTCGTCATCATCGGCTTGCTTGTGGAAAACCTGGTGTTCGATACCGTGGAGCGTGTGACGGTCAGGCGTTGGGGCATGCAGCGCTGA
- a CDS encoding ABC transporter ATP-binding protein, with protein MGLSAAAPVDNTEKAAPLLAVDKVSIEYKTRERRVRATHQVSFDVHDAERFILLGASGCGKSTLLKAIAGFIEPTEGRIAVDGKTVRGPGPDRIVVFQEFDQLPPWKTLRQNVAFPLVASRKLGRREADERAMHYLDKVGLSAFADAYPHTLSGGMKQRVAIARALAMQPRVLLMDEPFAALDALTRRRMQEELLALWEGERFTLLFVTHSIEEALVLGSRVLLLSPHPGRVRAELNAHAFGLHSQGSAAFQSAARRIHDLLFDVAPAQAPAERAAA; from the coding sequence ATGGGGCTGAGCGCCGCAGCCCCTGTGGATAACACCGAAAAGGCCGCGCCTTTGCTGGCTGTGGATAAGGTGTCGATCGAATATAAGACGCGCGAACGGCGCGTGCGCGCCACGCATCAGGTCAGTTTCGACGTGCATGATGCGGAGCGCTTTATCCTGCTGGGGGCATCCGGCTGCGGCAAGTCCACGCTGCTCAAGGCGATCGCGGGCTTCATCGAGCCGACCGAAGGCCGCATCGCCGTCGACGGCAAGACCGTGCGTGGCCCCGGGCCAGACCGCATCGTGGTGTTCCAGGAATTCGACCAATTGCCGCCGTGGAAGACGCTGCGCCAGAACGTGGCGTTTCCGCTGGTGGCCTCGCGCAAGCTCGGCAGGCGCGAGGCCGACGAGCGCGCCATGCACTACCTGGATAAGGTCGGGCTGTCCGCGTTCGCCGATGCCTATCCGCACACCTTGTCTGGCGGCATGAAGCAGCGCGTGGCCATTGCCCGCGCCCTGGCCATGCAGCCGCGGGTACTGCTGATGGACGAACCCTTCGCGGCGCTGGACGCGTTGACGCGGCGGCGCATGCAGGAAGAACTGTTGGCATTGTGGGAAGGCGAGCGCTTCACGCTGCTGTTCGTCACGCATTCGATCGAAGAGGCATTGGTGCTGGGCAGCCGCGTGCTGTTGCTGTCGCCGCATCCGGGGCGCGTGCGCGCCGAGCTGAACGCGCATGCCTTCGGGCTGCACAGCCAGGGCTCCGCGGCCTTCCAGTCGGCTGCCAGACGCATTCATGACCTGCTGTTCGATGTCGCGCCGGCGCAAGCGCCCGCCGAACGGGCTGCGGCCTGA